A region from the Ciconia boyciana chromosome 1, ASM3463844v1, whole genome shotgun sequence genome encodes:
- the HMGN1 gene encoding non-histone chromosomal protein HMG-14 isoform X2 translates to MPKRKPKRRSARLSAKPAPAKAEPKPKKLAAKDKSEDKKAQSKGKKAPKGKQTEETNQEQTKDNLPAENGEAKSEETPASDAAVEKEAKSE, encoded by the exons ATGCCGAAGAGAAAG cCGAAGAGGCGGTCGGCGCGGCTGTCCGCT aAACCTGCTCCTGCCAAAGCAGAGCCGAAACCAAAAAAGTTAGCGGCAAAG GATAAATCTGAGGACAAGAAAGCTCaatcaaaggggaaaaaggcacctaaaggaaaacagacagaagAGACAAACCAAGAACAGACAAAGGACAACTTGCCTGCAGAAAATGGGGAAGCTAAAAGTGAGGAG ACCCCAGCATCTGATGCAGCAGTAGAGAAAGAAGCTAAATCTGAGTAA
- the HMGN1 gene encoding non-histone chromosomal protein HMG-14 isoform X1, whose amino-acid sequence MPKRKVAVADGEAPEEPKRRSARLSAKPAPAKAEPKPKKLAAKDKSEDKKAQSKGKKAPKGKQTEETNQEQTKDNLPAENGEAKSEETPASDAAVEKEAKSE is encoded by the exons ATGCCGAAGAGAAAG GTGGCGGTGGCGGACGGGGAGGCCCCCGAGGAG cCGAAGAGGCGGTCGGCGCGGCTGTCCGCT aAACCTGCTCCTGCCAAAGCAGAGCCGAAACCAAAAAAGTTAGCGGCAAAG GATAAATCTGAGGACAAGAAAGCTCaatcaaaggggaaaaaggcacctaaaggaaaacagacagaagAGACAAACCAAGAACAGACAAAGGACAACTTGCCTGCAGAAAATGGGGAAGCTAAAAGTGAGGAG ACCCCAGCATCTGATGCAGCAGTAGAGAAAGAAGCTAAATCTGAGTAA
- the GET1 gene encoding guided entry of tail-anchored proteins factor 1 isoform X2: protein MAESGAWLLVLSAVFLCNALKILLPSCSSIISRLLQKDAEQESQMRAEIQNMKQELSTISMMDEFARYARLERKINKMTDKLKTHVKARTAQLAKIKWVINIVFYILQAALMISLIWKYYSEPVTVLPSKWLAPLERLVAFPTGVAGGVGITCWLVVCNKVVAIMLHPFS from the exons ATGGCGGAGAGCGGCGcctggctgctggtgctgagcgCCGTCTTCCTCTGCAACGCTCTCAAGatcctcctgccctcctgctcctccatc ATATCCAGATTGTTACAAAAGGATGCAGAGCAGGAGTCCCAAATGAGAGCTGAAATTCAGAACATGAAGCAAGAACTCTCAACCATTAGTATGATGGATGAGTTTGCTAGATATGCCCGTCTGGAAAGAAAGATTAACAAAATGACTGACAAGCTTAAAACTCATG tgaaagCACGAACTGCCCAATTAGCCAAAATAAAATGGGTTATAAATATTGTGTTCTACATCTTACAA GCTGCCTTGATGATCTCTCTCATTTGGAAGTACTATTCTGAGCCAGTTACAGTGCTTCCAAGCAAATGGCTTGCTCCGCTGGAGCGCTTGGTAGCCTTTCCTACGGGGGTGGCAG GTGGTGTTGGAATTACATGTTGGCTTGTGGTTTGTAATAAAGTTGTAGCTATCATGCTACACCCTTTCAGCTGA
- the GET1 gene encoding guided entry of tail-anchored proteins factor 1 isoform X1, whose product MPPGLISSVSVEAWITELWTNKLCDCQINLHISRLLQKDAEQESQMRAEIQNMKQELSTISMMDEFARYARLERKINKMTDKLKTHVKARTAQLAKIKWVINIVFYILQAALMISLIWKYYSEPVTVLPSKWLAPLERLVAFPTGVAGGVGITCWLVVCNKVVAIMLHPFS is encoded by the exons ATGCCCCCTGGTCTGATCTCAAGCGTTTCGGTGGAAGCGTGGATAACAGAATTATGGACCAATAAACTCTGTGACTGCCAAATAAACTTACAT ATATCCAGATTGTTACAAAAGGATGCAGAGCAGGAGTCCCAAATGAGAGCTGAAATTCAGAACATGAAGCAAGAACTCTCAACCATTAGTATGATGGATGAGTTTGCTAGATATGCCCGTCTGGAAAGAAAGATTAACAAAATGACTGACAAGCTTAAAACTCATG tgaaagCACGAACTGCCCAATTAGCCAAAATAAAATGGGTTATAAATATTGTGTTCTACATCTTACAA GCTGCCTTGATGATCTCTCTCATTTGGAAGTACTATTCTGAGCCAGTTACAGTGCTTCCAAGCAAATGGCTTGCTCCGCTGGAGCGCTTGGTAGCCTTTCCTACGGGGGTGGCAG GTGGTGTTGGAATTACATGTTGGCTTGTGGTTTGTAATAAAGTTGTAGCTATCATGCTACACCCTTTCAGCTGA
- the GET1 gene encoding guided entry of tail-anchored proteins factor 1 isoform X3, which produces MRAEIQNMKQELSTISMMDEFARYARLERKINKMTDKLKTHVKARTAQLAKIKWVINIVFYILQAALMISLIWKYYSEPVTVLPSKWLAPLERLVAFPTGVAGGVGITCWLVVCNKVVAIMLHPFS; this is translated from the exons ATGAGAGCTGAAATTCAGAACATGAAGCAAGAACTCTCAACCATTAGTATGATGGATGAGTTTGCTAGATATGCCCGTCTGGAAAGAAAGATTAACAAAATGACTGACAAGCTTAAAACTCATG tgaaagCACGAACTGCCCAATTAGCCAAAATAAAATGGGTTATAAATATTGTGTTCTACATCTTACAA GCTGCCTTGATGATCTCTCTCATTTGGAAGTACTATTCTGAGCCAGTTACAGTGCTTCCAAGCAAATGGCTTGCTCCGCTGGAGCGCTTGGTAGCCTTTCCTACGGGGGTGGCAG GTGGTGTTGGAATTACATGTTGGCTTGTGGTTTGTAATAAAGTTGTAGCTATCATGCTACACCCTTTCAGCTGA